From Triticum aestivum cultivar Chinese Spring chromosome 7B, IWGSC CS RefSeq v2.1, whole genome shotgun sequence:
ATCTTTGAAGTCGGTACCTTACCTCTCTGATCCTGGTCTATCCTAACCCTCAACGTGTTTGGCGCACTGGGAAAAGGGATGATCCCAACCGGGTCCATCTGTTACTATCACTGACAATACGGGTCCACAAGTCGGCTTGTTCGTGGTGAATAGGTCCGGCCGAACCACCCATATAGCTGGCGCCGGGGTCATGTTCCCCACTCCAAGGCAGGCCCGTCAGATTCTCGCTGGGCCGTGTAGTTGCTTCTAGCTGTCGCCAGGGAGAGGCACTGCCGTCGATGCAAACTGGCGCTGTTTCACAAGATTGGAGACAGAAGATAGAGATGACATGTGGGACAATGTTGTCAGCGAGAGTAACAATCAATCAATCCCGGCCGGGATTGTGCATTTTCTATTAGACTAAACAAGATTTTACTCATGCAAGGTCGGGATTGCCTGGGATCTGTAAATATAGGGTAGCAAATTTAGGGATTTAGATATTAGGGTTTATTTGCGTCGGTCTCTACAACCTCAAGGTTTATTTTAGACTTCACTCTTATCTCAACAAATGTTTGTGCCTTGTAGCAGAGTTCAAAGATAAATAGACGGAACAAGAGCTACTAAAATCGCATATGCATTTGGCTTTATTTCAGCACATTATTCATCCAAAGATTACATAAATACATCTGGCCGCCTGACATCCGTTGACAGAAATGACGTTCAAATTATTTCTTGCATGGATCTGGGAGGGGCGCACCGCAGAGGCACTTGTTGTGCTGGAAGTTGTAGACATCCAACCTCGCCAAGGCGGCCGGAACCTGGCCGCACAGCTTGTTGTAGCTCACGTTGAACTGCCGCAGGTTCGTTACATTCGCCACCTGCGCTGGGATGCCGCCGCGGATGGCGTTGTAGCTCGCATCCATGGCTTGCATCTCCTCCGGGAACTCCACGCTGGAGAGGTCGAAGCTGAGGGCGTTGTGGGACAGGTTAATGCTTTCTAGCTCCTTTGTCCTGCCGAAGAACACGGACGCGTCGCCGGTGAGAGCGTTGTGGGAGAGGTCGATGAACTGGAAGCCGACTGCAGCGAACTCGGTCGGGATGGAGCCAGAGAGGTGGTTGTTGGAGAGCAAAAGGTACGAGATTATAGGGGATTTGGAGTTGTAGAAGAGTGGCGGGATGGTGCCCGTGAGACGGTTGTTTCTGAGGTCGATGGTGTCTAAGTAACGGAGGCCCGCGAGCGAGGCCGGGATGGTGCCGGtgagggagttggaggagagggtGAGGTCGTTGAGCTTGGTCAGTGCGCCCAGGAAGGACGGAATGGGGCCCGAAACGGAGGTAAGAGAGATGGAGAGCGAGGTGAGCTTGGATAGCTTGGCGATTCCCTTGGGGATAGGGCCAGAGATGGCCGGGAGGTAATAGAGGTTGAGGACGAGAAGCTCGGTGAGGCCGGAAATGGCGTCCGGGATGGTGCCCGTGAGGTTGACATCCtcgaagaagaggaggatgatgacgCGACCGGCGTCGTTGCAAGTGATGTCGTGCCAGTCGCAGCACGGGGTGGAAGGAGTCCACGAGGCGAAGTGGCTCTGATTGCCGAAGGCGGACTTGACGGCGAGGAGCGCGGCCTTATCGCTAGGGTGACAGTCTTTGTTATTCTCGGCGGAGGCGATGACCGCTCCGGCGAGGAcgagaaggaggaggacgaggaaggcaTGTGCCGAGGGTGGAGTGCTCATGGTGCTCCGGCGGAAGTGACCGGTCTCTCACTTCGGTTGGGTGCCTCCTCCATGAACAGCCGGGCACATATATATCCATTGGTACATTTGATTTGATTGGTTGAGACTGATGGGAATTCAGCGGTGATCATTCATGCACGAGGACATATATGACCATTGCATGTGTACTGGGCAACGAAAAAAGACGGGGAACTTTTTGGCAGCTAGCCTGGCGAGGCAAGCACTGGTCAAAATATAGTCAAAATCCTAGATGCTGACTGCTGGTCAAACTTGGCGGGTAGGCATGCATGCATAGACTAATATGGATGGAGAACGTATCGTGTGCACCTGACCAACTCGTGCACCAGGTACTCCAGTGGAACATGAGCCGTTGGACTAAAAACAGAAGGACAGGATACGGTGCAAGGGGAGTTACCGATACATTTTGCAAAACAGACCTTCATGTCTAGCTAAATCGAGTTGAATCAACACCCCAAACCCAAACATCTATCCCCTTTTCCTCTGTACTGTATCGCTGCTCGAGGTCGCCGGCTGAGCTAGGATTAACTGAAAAAATTAGGCgaatccctctccccctctccctcttcctctcctgtACCTCTTCCTCTCCGGTTTCCAGCGTTTTTTCTTGCAGGGTGGTTTCCAGCGTTCAAGCACGAGCGCCCAAGATCCAGATCACGATGTCCAGCGGCGGCTCGCTGCCATTGTGTCTCTGTAGCGAGCTCTGTGGATCGACGATACGGCCGCATAAGAGCGGACCATCGTCCTTTACAGCTCAAGGATCCAAGGTATGTACATATAATTAGAGTATTGGTTCCTCCGATTCCTAGGTTCATCCAATACGTTGGAAACTAGAGTACTGTTAGAGTTTATGTGCAAGATGCAGCCATAGTGGTAAAGTTTAACCACTAATTACTACTGTTAGAGTGGAAAATAGATTAAGGGGTGTTCTTTGTGTGGTCTCATCTTTCATCTGTATATAATTATTTGTGAGCCCGTGATGTTCATTACTGGTTGATACCATTTTTTCGATTAGTAGTTCAGAGTAACTATGTTAGCAAAAGGTCCTTAACATTGTCCAGTACTCTAGTTTTTCCTGTGCTGCTCAGGAAGAGTTTCTGTGGCATATCAACCTTCTTTTTTTTTGAACTGGCATATCATATCTTTACCTATGACTTCATCTGTATATGGCAAGAGTTTGTTAGTTCTTAGTAATAGGGGAAATGTTCTGCTTGATGGAAAATATTAACACATAATTCGTAAAGGCGAAACAAGGCATCACAACTTGCATACTCCAGTAGGCAATAGCTCGAATATGATGCAGAGCGACAATTGACTACAGTAACTGTGACATACACAACAATTTGAGAATATTACCACATCATTAGGATAAAATTAATTGTATCTACAGCTACGAATAAAATGCTAACCATCATCTACTCTGTTTTCAACTGATTTTGTACAGAATCTAGCACCTAGGCCATTGCTATAGATCTTCAAGTTACACCCTTCATATAAACAAAAAGATATCAATCGATGTCCTGTTATCTGCCCTTCCGTCTACATACAACAACCACCCCCATAATCTCTCTTtcaccatgtcaaacctctaagtGAAACTGCAACGGTAAAAATGTGTGGTTAGCTAAGAAGGTTTGACAAACAACAGCAGTCCCAATTTCTTTCATTGGTGTGGTCCTCCATACTACCAGTGGAGTTCAGCTGCAGAATTGTACCGCGAGAAAGGAAAAAATGATGCACGCCAACAATACAATCTAGTTGTTGTCAAGCACTCAAAAATCAAGAAAACAGTGTAGCACTGATAAATGTTATGCAATGTTTCTTAAATCCTAGGACAGCTTCTCAGAGTCGAATCATGTATTTACTCTGAACTAGTAATGTTCCTTTGGAGAAGGGCTCAGAGGAACATTACTAGTTGTTCCTGTAACTCTTGATGTATACAGATGAAGtcctagtgtcaggaccccgatcctatgccacaccgatctagcatgtaacatctcatatcactttgcggtctcacgcacggtattcccacgggtgtcgccttaccaggcccgggaccgtttgcgccttttggctcacgtatatgatagtgtcgctagcatccatatgacaaagaacccgggctgacatggctagtcgtaaacccaaagtggcactaacttacagggacaggcatacatgacccagcaacgaacgtgtcggtcatcagcgagtgaatccgggctgtagcaactgggctagcaggactccggagaatccgggctgtagcaggctaacaagactccggtagacactgcgtgacatttctcctaagggacagacacaggaacgaagaaggacacatgctggccagcctaagtgttccggagcagtagcaagctaccaaggctcagtggaagcactaggagacatttcccggtaagagaggctaccaaggataaacaactagatagtcagatcccacacataccaagcatttcaataacatacacacaatatgctcgatatgtgcaaatacaacatggcatcacaacatgactctacaagtCAAGTATTTATACAATAGGCTCCGAggggcgagatattacaaacatgggtctcatgacccaacaatcagagcatacaagtcaaagcacatgcggaagcttaacatgtttgagtacagacatctacaaatgaaaaaggctgagaagcctgactaactactagatcctgccgagggctcaagatcgtagctgaggtaacaagcttaacgtcgaagtccacgcggtactagcgagactgaagtctctctgcaaaaacataaattaagcaacgtgagtacaaatgtacccaacaagacttacatcagatctaactacatatgcatcattatcaacaaggggatggtggagtttgactgcagcaagccagctttgactcggtggccatcctgaactacgactgcgagtaactcttttgaggtggtgcacacgagtccacatattcaccatatcaatacaccactatggatccgctcccgtctccctacgagaacgccatccatagcactcacacttatcttgcgtattttagagtatccactttcacttgtctatgaactatacaggcaacccagaagtcctttaccgcggacacggctattcgaatagataatgttaaccctgcaggggtgtacttcttcacagacgctctcaccacttatcgccgtttacacgacatgtactcggcaaccttcaagcggaagcccagcgagggtgtcggccacgacctgactaaccacacaagtctctcgtccaggtttatcgcctattcgggttccatccgcaaagGAGATccagctggggtgtcgctcacggccccaaacgatgtgtgcagggttcccaagcccacctcgacgggtggatctacgcttggtacaccgtgccatggtgcctagtctgtcccaagcccacctgtaccgggtgccacttggtagactactaacactacctacaaacactagaaactagttgcaactcctggacagagatcaggctgattaataagtcgagaggggcacttaagcattccaatgcgtggtagtaactgttcatggatcacaaacacagaactcagttcctgaggacggtttcaatgagacaacccaccatgtactcctacatggcctctcaccgctacctttatcaaatcatgttcacacacttagctctcacacaataggacatgttcacacacctccaattcatccccgatgaatcatagctgactcaactctaagcagtagcaggcatgacaaacaagcatgaatgagtaggcacatcagggctcaaacaactcctactcatgctagtgggtttcatctatttactgtggcaatgataggtcatgcagaggaaaggggttcaactaccgcatcaggtaacagttgaatcattgttgtcctaatgcagtgaaagagagcaggagcgagagagtgggattgtatcggaatgaacaaggggattttgcttgcctggcacttctgaagatagtatagttcttcattggtgtcatcgaactcatcgtcggaaccacgtctatcgagaggggacaaacaccagcaacaaggaagaacacaatcaatgcaatgcacaatatgatgcatgatcatgacatggcaatatgccgtGGTTTGGGCTAATGTAACTAGCagcagattaaatggagttggtttgaatcaaagattcaaattcaaactccatatatgacatttcaaatgccattaattcaaattgtcttatatagtagctttaggttgctcaaacatgcattaagatgccataaacagattctttggatttttctacaAAAAaattcatatataatttgtttcatttggagttacggttgattttatatgatttttagaagttttggatattttctggaatttcctgagtaagattaaatccagaaaatgctttattgcgtcagcattgcgtcactgtgacgtcagcagtcaatagagaCGGTCCAGGTTAACCCTGACCTGTGGGTTccatccgtcagtgactaacctaactaatctaattttagttagcgttaaactaacactaatctagtttagttagtggcctggggcccactgtcagtgtctgttaggggCTAACTGGAGGTGATTAGTGCCTAATTAAGCggccacgtcatcatcgccggtcAAACCGGTCAACctgctggcgtttagccgccggcggggtCAAacgcggcggaggtgctcgggatTGGGCTGCAGTGCTCCGTTCGATGCACGTCTAGGCTCGTTAGAGAGCTCTTGCCAGCGCGCATCGGATGGGGGTGTTAGACGGGCatgtggtggccggagctgacgacggcgagctcggcagcggcggccagagctcgggtTAGTTTGGGCTCGGCGTTAGGGTGCTCGGGAGGAGGAGTTGGTGGGAGCTGCGTGCTCCTGGGAAGGCACCGAACGCGTTGACGCGCTCAGGCGCGAGCTGTGGTGGCTAAAACGACGGCGacatcatggccggcggcgatgagctctcggctccggtggaatcgagccAGCGGAGAGAAACGGAGGGGGGCGAGCATAGGGGAAGGTACAGGAGCTCACAAGGGGTCGGAagagaagctcggcgggctcggggaagcttctgcgacggcgaattgacggcggcgatctccgggcaccggagatgaagacgatgacgctccggtcgactgcggcctcctctggtcgggTGCGTCGGGTGTGTTgctccacggggtcggggcggagctcagggatgcggagagggagcgagggggtggctgtggccgtggtgtagctcgtcggcggcggtggcgcggtttGGGTGAGCTCaggggagagagccaggggaggggagagagagcagcgagtgagggagaggggacaggggcttcgggcgtctccgtggcgctggtAGAAAGCCCGGGGCtcccaggtggaagcaggaggtggccgggggctctcgggcgcgcgccacgcctcgcctctgccttctggcagaggtgggagatgactggcagcggcgctgggctgggccggccaggtgggctgcctactgggccgtccaggtaagccaggtaagtctctctctctctctctattttatttcatgttttctatttttctgtaactttgtggcttttctaaaaatacttaggcattttcaaaaatcaccaaactgcacatgcccattgtttagaacatatccaacatgggacatttcagtttgggattatttggacatttaaaatattatatagcatttaaatgcccaaatgcatatagagtatgatttaattcagtgacccaatgttgtcctagaaaaataTGAACCAATTTTGCCAGGGGTTCtaacccaggacaaaaatgatggacattttagaagggcatttcaggttcattgaaaaagattttagtaaaccctagttgtcttagggggggggtgctgggggttctatcatccccatttcaactttttgtgaaaagtaaacatgatgcaacaccagatgctagcactaggcatggtcagaactagggatgtgacacctagGTATATCAAGAGTTTCTAAATTACGAGTTGTTTCTGTGATGTTCTTGTACATGAACTAGTAATGTTTTATATGCTCCCAATCCACATTTCTGGTATTAAATGGAAAGGGCCTTTACATTGTCCAGTGAAAAATGGTTTGTATGTAAGTAGTAAATTTGACATGCCAAATATATGCAGAAAGTTATGTAATCTTATTAAAGTAAACATTGCCATGCTTTCTGTTATAAGTGTACATTTTATCTATGGTAGTGCACTGCAAACTTGGAAAAGGTATAGCACTGTGAAATGAGCGGATATGCACCGGATGTAATTTGCAAATTTTCCTAAGATGGCCTGTTCTGGCTTTTAATGCCTACTTTTCGTCATAATCACCTAGCAATAAATATGATCGATTATACTATGCCTTACTTTCAGGCCTATTTGTTGCTGGATGGCGGTGCTGCAGCAGTGAAGTGATGTAAACTTTGACATGACCTATGCCTGAAGTTTGAGAAACCTCAGATGGACAATCAGATATGATCTGGACTAGTATGAGAGGTGAATTATCAATTTCATCAGCTACTATCTTGGAGGCATATGAAGACAACTCCTACTCTGAAGATTATCCAGTCAACAATCATATTTCATCTACAGAACAGATAAATAGATGAAGGGTAGAAGATTAGCACTTGGTAATTCCTTAGCAACGATGATCAGTCATTTTAGGACAACCATCAGTCAATCGCACAACACATGAAACAAATTGGCAGGTACTAGCTAGAGCTAGTGTTATGTATTCATATATCATTATTTTCAAACAGATTATGGGAACCTCCAATATATGAGGTTTAAAGGTTTTGCAAACGGATTATAACACCGATATTCTGCAAGTCATGGGTTACTACGTTGTATATATGGGACTGAAAACATCAGTTTTGAGGAAAAAATGAACTAGATAATAAAATCAGGAAGATGAACTTGTAATGGTTTCACGAAGTTCAGTTGGACATACTAAGTACACTTTCTATTTAATAATGTTCAAAATCCAGTTTTATCTACAACAGTATGAGACATTCAATATTTTATATATCTTCAATATGTTTCGCATATCACTTCTCCTGATATTTTACCTTGATTCAAATTAAAGGTAGTGTGGGCTCTGATCTACTGTCTATTGGTTGAGTACTCTTTTCAGTCTGATTTCTTGCCTCAAACTGGAGATAAATTGTTTCTCTTTAACAAAGGAAATTTGCAACGCACTAAAGAAACCAGCAAAAAAGAGATTATTGAACCAATTCACAAAAACAAGGATACATGCTAACAGGAAAAGGAACTGGAAGAACATATACAGTCGTAAATCATGGATACAGAAAGAAGAGACCATATATGGCTGGCAAATACTTCAATGCGCACGGCCGCTtcagaggaaggaggaggtggcggctaCGCTTTTATGGCGGAGATCCCTCGTATGTACAGAAGAGAGAGCAGAGGGAGATCCCTGGCTAGGTACATGAGAGAGAGGAAAAGAGATGACATGGGCGATTTTTTTCTAACATTAGCATCCATCACAATGGTCCGGTGGCACAGGAGATAGAACATGGGAAAGAAGATGGGAACGGGAGAGAAGACAGAGCAGGACAGAATTGAGCTGCACTTGAAGGTTTATTCTGCAAAATGTAACAATGGCTCTCCTTGGACAGCATCCAGTCCCTCTCTTTTAAATCCAAGGGCTCATGTTCCACCGGAGCACCTGGTGCATGATTCGGCCGGGTGCACAGGATACGTTCTCAATATGGATGCTCTCGCCGACTACTACTACAAGTCTCCTCCCGTCTCcccccgcccccgcgccgcccCTAGCGGGCGCCACGGGGGGTGATTCCCCTCCTGCCGGCGTAACCTCCCTCTCTCCATCTTCTCCTCGCCGTCGCACGAGGCTGGCGCCGGGCCATGCCTGGGGCGCGGTCTGGGactgcggcggcggggccggctccgCTCCGATCTGCATCGGAGGGTCTTGGATCCGGGCGGCGGCCCCTGGCGAGGCTCCCTGTCTGCTGCGGCGGGCAGTGGGGTGGGCGTGGTGCCGGCGATCTGGTCGGGTGGCCGACGGATCTCCGGTGGCCTGGGGCCTCGCGTGGCTGCCTTGGCGGCTGGCGGCGCCAGATCTGGCTGCTGGCCTTCTTCCCTGCTCGGTATACTTCTCCTGCGAAGGTTCCTGGGTGTGCTGGATGGCCTGCCTATGGGATGCGGGCGATTTTGGTGGTCGGGATCCAGATCGGGGGAAACCTGGGTCGGCTCCGGCTggccgcgacgacgacgacgcccgcGGGCGCCGATTTCTTTATGGAGACGTCTGTCAAGGTCTGCCCTTCCACTCCCCACCACCTAGCTTCTCGGGTGAAAACCTAactccggtgggcggcggcggcgtctttgGCGCCgcgaccttcttgaaggcgccgccttgaGGGCTGGGTGGTGGCGGGCGCTGTTTGGGGTCGGTGACAGCTGCCGACGGCGTGCCCTTCTTCGCCCAAGCCTCCGCTTTTCCTCCGACGTGTTCCGGTTCTCCTGGGGGCGTCGTTTTGGAGTAAGTGTTGGCTGGGGCGATGGTGGAGCGGTGCTCcatctcacacattgatggcggcggatgtCGGCAGCATGGCACTGTGGAGGCTCGACGCccgatgcacggagatggactcgcgcaggaggaggttgctgtttggcgtcatggtggcgccAATGGCGGAGTGGCCAGACATGGTAGAAGCCTCAattgatctgaagacggacctgtggaagatggcggcgacgacacacgagtgcgtctgatcggattatgccccagacccggtatgtggctcggctggggcttccgaatgtgtttcggcttccggcttttgatgttaggtttacgtgagtggtctgggtagtggcccggctagcaccccttcatcatattggataggagtagtggcatatgttgccaagatgatggATTCAGGCACATTGGTGTAATACTTTGTatggtcctcgagaataatcaataaagtggccgtatgcatcttccagatgcagaggccgggggtcatcctccttttctaaaaaaatggatGGGCTCACCACAAGAGAGTGAGATACCTTCCCATGTGTAGTAGTTAGATTTTTTTTATTGAAAGAAAAGATACTTACAAATCCTTCAGATAAGTGTTGGGTTTGTATTCAGATAAGTGTTGGATTtgtaattttttttctattttttgtgtttattgtactgtcatgattgaagaggaacggataaaaaaatcaaaaaaatatgttgGATTTTTAGAGAAGTAGTCACTAATCACGACGATGGGAATTGTATGGCAGCTAGCCCGTGGACCACTGGACAAACGTACACCCCGTCTAGATGTAGATATCTTAAAAGTTGAAGGAAATATTTGAAAAACAAAGTGAACACTAAACTAttaagttagtccaaaaaatattataaaaggcatataaaagtgataatataataccatttaacgataaaaaattatagatacattgaagatgtATCAATATCCTCAATCTTacttcctactcgtcctcaagatCACAAGCTCGGGAACCCCTACACGAGATATGCCGGATTCGATTCTGTCAATTGatgcaatgtgatgttcaaatatGCAATTTAATATGTAGGGAATTTCCTCCGATATGGTAATAAAAGGTACACTCTAACATGAACATGAGAAGCGAGTCATGGAAGAACTAACCACGACGATGGAGTTGACGACCAAGATGGAGATCAGGAGACGACAGAATGGCGATAATCGCAGGAGTACGCGGCGGCATTAACATTAGATGATCTCACATGCCAAGGAGGgcagagaagaagaacaaggggtgGAACCTGTGAAATGAAAATGGCTTGGGATTCCTAGGAAAAATCTACCTAGAAAGCCAAACATTTAGAAAACCAGAAAGGAAAAAAACCAAGGCGACCACCTCCACTTCCTTGGCGTGTTAGGACGCGAGTGACCCGAGAACCATTTGGCGATGAGACAATTTTGTACGCGATGCATAAAGAAACGCTACAGATACCCCTAATAATGATTTCGTAGTAATTGGCATGGACTGTGTGGTTCCGCAAAAAAATAAAGGCCCAGTTGAGATAGAGCGGACCGGGATCGCGGATCTAATTGATCCGACATTTTGGTGCCAACGCGGAGAGCGTCGACCAGCGGTGTCTATCCCGATGGTCCAGGGGACAAGTCGCTGATGGCACCATGTTTGGATTGATTATTATTTTTTTGGTAAATTTGGATTGGTTTGGgtgaaaaatatattaaaaaaatattgaaACGGGTGAAAAATACATGGAGTTTGTGTACTGGTTTGgactctaagagcatctctagcagacacTGCATATAGCCGCGAGCCCCATAAGAACCGTCAAAATACGGGTCGGCGTGGAAAATCCCGCCAGACCAGACACCGCAAACGCGTCAGACCAGACAAAAGATCTCGCTCGTTCGTGTGTACTCAAGTTGGAttcttttgatctacactcttcatctgcggtggctgctgttctggtgcgttggttctatgaggccttagcacgacgacttcccgactgtctactacaacaacgtttgcccggctccggcgagggagggacgatgacagcggcgcgccttcggctcgcttcagtgtttgtagtcgtcgctaggtggtctacggatctggatgtaattttttatctCTAGTGTTCgtttgtactaccatgattgaagatgaatagattaaaaaaatttctcgcaaaaaaaagattCATAGCGCGGGATGCCGACCCGAGCTCGGCCCCTATCCACAGCGAGATTTGGCGGAAAGGACATTTCCGCGCGGCCGTTCCCGCTCCCCtcccctccgccaccattgcccccgCCACAGCCCGCTCCGGTGCTTCTTCCCCGTCAGTTCTTGTGATACCCCGAGACCGGTGCTCTAGTTCCTTCCAATTTTTTCGTTGATGTTGTGTGTTCAATTGTttgttgccatgatcatgatgAGTGTCTTGTCATATTTTCCCCTTCTTTGCATCATGTCCATCATTGGTTATATTGCATTATGCCATCCTTGTTgttgccatgatcatcttgctttgTTATATGCTACATGTTTTggatgtgcctcttgtcatttttttattgcattgCATCTTGATCATCATGCCTTGGTTTGCATCTTTAAGTCTTCTTGTGTGACACCCCCTCTTCTTCATATCTCCGCCTCATTCATGCAACATACACATACCAGCAACCATTTGTCAAGTTTACCCAAGTTTCTATCCCATCCAAACTTTCCCTTTCTTCTTTATTACACTTATTTTCATGCGACTTTCTCTGTCTAGAAAAATGTTCCTTATTTTCCTATGAATCCTGCACCTTGCCTTTAACCACTCTGTAAAATCTCATCTATTTTGGAGTTGGTTTGGTTAGATTCAAAAATGGATCAAGTTTGAAATTAATTCAAACTtggattatttttctacctctaaaaatttcAAGTAAATTTATTCAGATCCTGCATAAATCCAGGACTCCATATATATTTTTATCTCTAAGAGTTTCCTTCCCCAAAGCCCTGGCCTTTTCCTCTTAAAATCTGGTtattctgtttatttgaataaacaGAAGGTTAAAGAGACCTGGCCTCCCAGccgaagcccacctgggcctttctTTCCCCGGCCCAGCCGAGCCGAACGGCCACCTGCTCCCTCCCTCACGGCGTCTCCTTCCTCCagagtgcagcagcagcagcgccgtgAGCAGGA
This genomic window contains:
- the LOC123159562 gene encoding polygalacturonase inhibitor produces the protein MSTPPSAHAFLVLLLLVLAGAVIASAENNKDCHPSDKAALLAVKSAFGNQSHFASWTPSTPCCDWHDITCNDAGRVIILLFFEDVNLTGTIPDAISGLTELLVLNLYYLPAISGPIPKGIAKLSKLTSLSISLTSVSGPIPSFLGALTKLNDLTLSSNSLTGTIPASLAGLRYLDTIDLRNNRLTGTIPPLFYNSKSPIISYLLLSNNHLSGSIPTEFAAVGFQFIDLSHNALTGDASVFFGRTKELESINLSHNALSFDLSSVEFPEEMQAMDASYNAIRGGIPAQVANVTNLRQFNVSYNKLCGQVPAALARLDVYNFQHNKCLCGAPLPDPCKK